One window from the genome of Luteithermobacter gelatinilyticus encodes:
- a CDS encoding LuxR C-terminal-related transcriptional regulator, which yields MTPTNQEHMEKRYWLIRAKLRVPRQQVSLVPRPHLLSLLDEALGRGLALVVAPAGFGKTTLLAQWRESLLARGTKVGWITLDEGDADVHQLIVYMIFALAEAGLEMGALEKVAEQGDIAPRVALASILECIAKADSKIVLVLDDYHRLDYEPVDHFIDDLIAGCPPNFTLVINSRNRPALNLPHYMAAGQAREIGPEQLRFSREETRAAVDAAIDDAALDILFDRTEGWAVAVQLARLVVRGDYNGAGGIGKFHGHSSHIATYLTDQVVGNLSDDIQDFLIKTSILERFNAPLADAIRESNDSWDILKRLEPLHALLVPLEDASEWFRYHHLFAECLEDLLRRRCSGAEVNALHSRASLWFEQEGYVSEAVRHARLAGDLDRCAHLIEEAGGWELILFGGIGYLRNLLRNIPERDLPRFPRIQIARSYLALKDGEIRLARAYLDAAENNPLGPDAQMVDRPGFGRDLLNIRLLMESYEDRLNHPDWPRHYKALEARISPADGVTLGVLHCIGAMHYLANGAFNEADAACREAMRSMRMANSVLGLNYAYLHAGLSAFYQGRFQLAEASFWEAYRLAEDNFGADSGLKFLASILLSALFFWRGGLADEARQARLSAAFDYVEKYDGWLDIYATVLDIHSFSKIGDQHPSICHDAISRCARIAEERGIVRLPSLVEAHLLLTGGEDRDDKELMRLAHRLERQFPVGCWKKESFAWRGYQVAGQALAFYYEPHDRARAIVIAGDLVECCRGIGARFHLIQALILRAILLDRAGDRAGGLTDILAALEMAAPEKISQPFLVHRSIQPLLRAAQKHGRAEVVDMLTQSFIGECLEALKARNGCVSGGEVEMFSPREIEVLEELSQNLSNKEIARALDMTEHTVKFHLKNIYKKLGVERRAQAIAKIRSRNIVI from the coding sequence ATGACCCCCACCAATCAGGAGCACATGGAGAAACGTTACTGGCTTATTCGGGCGAAACTGCGGGTGCCCCGACAGCAGGTTTCCCTGGTGCCCCGCCCCCATTTGCTGTCGCTTTTGGATGAGGCGCTGGGGCGGGGGCTGGCGTTGGTGGTGGCCCCGGCCGGATTTGGCAAAACAACCCTCTTGGCGCAATGGCGGGAAAGCCTGTTGGCCCGGGGGACAAAGGTGGGCTGGATCACACTGGATGAAGGGGATGCGGACGTCCATCAGCTCATTGTCTATATGATTTTTGCCCTTGCCGAAGCCGGTCTGGAAATGGGAGCTTTGGAAAAAGTGGCGGAGCAGGGGGATATTGCCCCTCGGGTGGCGCTTGCCTCGATTCTGGAATGTATTGCAAAGGCAGACAGCAAAATTGTTCTGGTTCTGGACGATTATCATCGTCTGGACTATGAGCCGGTGGATCATTTTATTGATGACCTGATTGCCGGATGTCCGCCGAATTTCACTTTGGTGATCAACAGCCGTAACCGGCCGGCGTTGAACTTGCCCCATTATATGGCCGCGGGTCAGGCGCGGGAAATCGGCCCGGAACAGTTGCGATTCTCACGAGAGGAAACCCGGGCCGCTGTGGATGCGGCCATTGATGATGCGGCCCTGGATATCCTGTTTGACCGCACGGAAGGCTGGGCGGTTGCGGTGCAGCTGGCGCGGCTGGTGGTGCGCGGCGATTACAACGGGGCCGGCGGTATTGGAAAGTTTCACGGCCACAGTTCCCATATCGCCACTTATCTTACCGACCAGGTTGTGGGGAATCTCTCGGACGATATTCAGGATTTTTTAATCAAAACGTCGATCCTGGAACGCTTCAATGCGCCGCTGGCTGACGCCATTCGGGAAAGTAACGACAGCTGGGACATTCTCAAACGGCTGGAGCCCCTGCATGCGCTGCTGGTGCCGCTTGAAGATGCTTCGGAATGGTTTCGTTATCACCATCTGTTTGCCGAATGCCTTGAGGATCTGCTGCGGCGAAGATGTTCCGGGGCAGAGGTTAACGCCCTGCACTCCCGGGCATCTTTGTGGTTTGAGCAGGAAGGATATGTGAGTGAAGCGGTGCGCCATGCCCGTCTGGCCGGTGATCTTGACCGCTGTGCGCATTTGATTGAGGAAGCGGGCGGCTGGGAACTGATCCTGTTTGGTGGCATTGGCTATTTGCGCAACCTGCTGCGCAATATTCCGGAACGTGACTTGCCCCGCTTCCCGAGAATCCAGATTGCACGGTCCTATCTGGCGCTCAAAGACGGGGAAATCCGACTGGCCCGGGCCTATCTCGATGCGGCGGAAAACAATCCACTCGGTCCGGATGCTCAGATGGTGGACAGACCGGGGTTCGGGCGTGACCTGCTGAATATACGATTGTTGATGGAAAGTTATGAAGACCGTCTGAATCACCCGGACTGGCCCCGGCATTATAAGGCGCTTGAGGCGCGCATCAGCCCCGCCGACGGGGTGACCTTGGGGGTGCTTCACTGCATTGGCGCCATGCATTATCTGGCCAACGGCGCTTTTAATGAGGCAGATGCGGCCTGCCGGGAAGCCATGCGGTCCATGCGGATGGCCAACAGTGTGCTGGGGCTGAATTACGCGTATCTGCATGCGGGCCTAAGCGCTTTTTATCAGGGGCGGTTTCAATTGGCCGAAGCCAGTTTTTGGGAAGCCTACCGTTTGGCTGAAGATAATTTCGGGGCGGATAGCGGCCTAAAATTTCTGGCCAGTATCCTATTGAGCGCATTGTTTTTTTGGCGTGGTGGGCTCGCGGATGAGGCGCGCCAGGCCCGGCTTTCGGCAGCATTCGATTATGTGGAAAAATATGATGGATGGCTGGATATTTATGCCACGGTTCTGGATATTCATTCCTTCAGCAAAATCGGCGATCAGCACCCTTCCATTTGCCATGATGCCATTTCCCGCTGTGCCCGTATTGCGGAAGAGCGGGGCATTGTCCGCTTGCCCTCGCTGGTGGAGGCCCATTTATTACTCACTGGCGGCGAAGACAGGGATGATAAGGAACTGATGCGGCTTGCCCATCGTCTGGAGCGTCAGTTTCCGGTCGGATGCTGGAAGAAAGAGTCTTTTGCCTGGCGGGGCTATCAGGTGGCCGGGCAGGCCCTGGCCTTTTATTACGAGCCTCATGACCGGGCCAGGGCGATTGTTATTGCCGGCGACCTTGTTGAGTGTTGCCGGGGGATCGGGGCGCGTTTCCATCTTATCCAAGCGCTTATCCTACGGGCGATCCTGTTGGACCGGGCCGGGGATCGTGCTGGCGGGCTTACAGATATTTTGGCGGCGCTGGAGATGGCGGCGCCGGAAAAAATCAGTCAGCCTTTTCTGGTGCATCGTTCCATTCAACCCTTGTTGCGGGCGGCGCAAAAACATGGCCGGGCAGAGGTTGTGGACATGCTGACCCAAAGTTTTATTGGCGAGTGTCTGGAGGCCTTAAAGGCCAGAAATGGCTGTGTTTCCGGGGGAGAGGTGGAGATGTTCAGCCCTCGTGAAATTGAAGTTCTGGAAGAGCTGTCCCAAAATCTGTCCAATAAGGAAATTGCCCGGGCGCTGGATATGACCGAACATACGGTGAAGTTCCATCTGAAAAATATTTATAAGAAACTTGGCGTGGAACGCCGCGCCCAGGCCATCGCCAAAATCCGCTCAAGAAATATTGTTATCTGA
- a CDS encoding NAD-dependent epimerase/dehydratase family protein, with translation MAIVVTGAAGFIGFHVSRTLLQRDEQVVGIDNLNDYYSVALKRARLAELEQDKGFTFEKLDFSDFEALKEALDHYTITHVVHLGAQAGVRYSLTNPFAYARSNLVGHLNIMEYCRHLDGFDHLVYASSSSVYGGNTNMPFSVDDRVDNPVSLYAATKKADELMSQSYSHLFRLPQTGLRFFTVYGPWGRPDMAMWIFTEKILAGQPIPVFNYGDMRRDFTYIDDIVDGVIRCMDNPPRDDGTRHTPGSSAPHRVYNIGNNNTENLLDMIAVLEDALGRKAEKDLLPMQPGDVKETAADITAIRNDLGFAPKTKITEGIPKFVHWYKTYHKIN, from the coding sequence ATGGCCATTGTCGTAACCGGGGCTGCCGGTTTTATCGGTTTTCATGTTTCCCGTACTTTGCTGCAGCGGGACGAACAGGTTGTCGGCATTGACAATCTCAATGATTATTATTCCGTGGCGCTGAAAAGGGCCCGGCTTGCAGAACTGGAGCAGGACAAGGGATTTACCTTCGAAAAACTGGATTTTTCCGACTTCGAGGCCCTGAAAGAGGCGCTGGATCACTATACCATCACTCATGTGGTGCATCTGGGCGCGCAGGCCGGCGTGAGATATTCGCTCACCAATCCTTTTGCTTATGCCCGGAGCAACCTGGTCGGACATCTCAACATCATGGAATATTGCCGTCATCTGGACGGGTTCGATCATCTGGTCTACGCCTCCTCCTCCTCGGTCTATGGTGGCAACACCAACATGCCGTTTTCCGTCGATGACCGGGTGGACAATCCCGTCTCGCTTTATGCCGCGACCAAAAAGGCCGATGAATTGATGAGCCAGAGTTATTCCCACCTGTTTCGCCTGCCACAAACGGGGCTCAGATTCTTTACCGTCTACGGTCCGTGGGGGCGTCCGGACATGGCCATGTGGATTTTTACCGAAAAGATTCTCGCCGGCCAGCCGATCCCTGTCTTCAATTATGGCGACATGCGCCGGGACTTTACCTATATCGACGACATTGTGGATGGCGTCATCCGCTGCATGGACAATCCCCCCAGGGATGACGGCACCCGGCATACACCAGGCTCCAGCGCCCCGCACCGGGTCTATAATATTGGCAACAACAATACCGAAAACCTTCTGGACATGATTGCCGTACTGGAAGACGCGCTGGGCCGGAAAGCGGAAAAAGACCTTCTGCCGATGCAACCCGGCGACGTAAAAGAAACCGCCGCTGACATTACCGCCATTCGCAATGATCTGGGCTTTGCCCCCAAAACCAAGATCACCGAAGGCATCCCCAAATTCGTCCATTGGTACAAAACCTATCACAAAATTAACTGA
- a CDS encoding YdcF family protein → MEWGNIISRGIWALLQPSNSLVLLALVGTCLLWRGYRKWGFWLSLVPLSCLILVGITPLGKWLAIPLENRFAAFRDLPRGDYAGILVLAGTERPSLSTVHDQPALTGRAERLIGGVKMARLFPQLPLIHSGGTGKKGEWTENDVARRVFEDVGLDLKKVYFENRSYNTYTNATESRELIRTQGLDKSGTWILVTSANHMPRAVGAFHAAGLRVRPYPVDFKTDLQYATFPKFAVAANLNDFDDVAHEWLGLVVYYLTGRSSSLFPGPDTLSVPPPPAELAVP, encoded by the coding sequence ATGGAATGGGGGAATATCATATCACGAGGCATTTGGGCGTTACTACAGCCCAGCAATTCTCTTGTTCTTCTGGCGTTGGTCGGAACCTGCCTATTGTGGCGGGGATACAGAAAATGGGGGTTTTGGCTTAGTCTCGTGCCCCTGAGCTGCCTGATACTGGTCGGCATCACCCCGCTGGGCAAATGGCTGGCCATTCCATTGGAGAACCGTTTTGCCGCCTTCCGGGACCTGCCCCGGGGCGATTATGCCGGCATCCTTGTTCTGGCTGGCACCGAACGCCCCTCTCTTAGTACCGTTCATGACCAGCCTGCCCTTACGGGGCGAGCCGAGCGGCTGATCGGCGGGGTGAAAATGGCCCGGCTGTTCCCGCAATTGCCCCTTATCCATAGCGGCGGCACCGGAAAAAAGGGCGAATGGACAGAAAATGATGTGGCCCGACGGGTGTTTGAGGATGTGGGCCTCGACCTGAAAAAGGTTTATTTTGAAAACCGCTCCTATAATACCTATACCAATGCCACAGAAAGCCGGGAGCTGATACGTACGCAAGGCCTGGACAAGAGCGGCACCTGGATTCTGGTGACCAGCGCCAATCACATGCCGCGCGCCGTAGGCGCCTTCCATGCAGCGGGGCTCAGGGTCAGACCATATCCCGTGGATTTCAAAACCGATCTGCAGTATGCAACCTTTCCCAAATTCGCCGTGGCGGCCAACCTGAATGATTTTGATGATGTGGCCCATGAATGGCTGGGACTTGTGGTCTATTACCTCACCGGCCGCTCCAGCAGCCTATTTCCCGGGCCGGATACTCTGTCCGTCCCGCCTCCCCCAGCGGAACTTGCTGTTCCATAA
- a CDS encoding tetratricopeptide repeat protein: MALIEKADQQLVLQRYEDAVELYQKAMDHAEAPKEKVYVHYKLGMVYKNLNNRLKARQHFEDGISVLEREKGDKSMRFHLQQALLETLE, translated from the coding sequence ATGGCATTGATTGAAAAAGCGGATCAGCAACTTGTATTGCAGCGCTACGAGGATGCCGTTGAGCTGTATCAGAAAGCCATGGATCATGCTGAGGCCCCTAAGGAAAAGGTGTATGTCCATTACAAGCTGGGGATGGTTTATAAAAACCTGAATAATCGTCTGAAAGCCCGGCAGCATTTTGAAGACGGGATTTCCGTTCTTGAACGGGAAAAGGGCGATAAAAGCATGCGTTTTCATTTACAGCAGGCGCTTCTGGAGACATTGGAATAG
- a CDS encoding response regulator → MAVLSEKEVEKLHEGEALDEARDVAGSLEIRINQVLCGELKGEEARNLLAQDASNLRLKVKVVKLPGLSSICQRLDDYLWNIDDITDQNVRDIQQFADKILGLLDGPTEPKIDVAAEIRNLPHHTTFDVSEVKKIDKEVTLVLPQKSAARLVGRELTECGYRVTTVLDSLEAFEIILESRPDLVITTAVMPRLSGIDLACALKAMPTTRDVAVALLTSMDLNHPDLRALPMTVGIIRRGENFGADLAEVLQRFGIT, encoded by the coding sequence ATGGCTGTTTTATCAGAAAAAGAAGTTGAAAAGCTGCATGAAGGGGAAGCGCTGGATGAGGCGCGTGATGTGGCGGGAAGTCTTGAAATCCGGATCAATCAGGTCCTGTGTGGCGAACTCAAGGGGGAGGAGGCAAGGAACCTTCTGGCGCAGGATGCGTCCAATCTGCGCCTTAAAGTCAAGGTTGTCAAACTGCCGGGTCTGTCTTCCATCTGTCAGCGTCTGGATGATTATCTGTGGAATATTGACGATATAACCGATCAGAATGTGCGCGATATTCAGCAGTTTGCTGATAAGATCCTCGGTCTGCTCGACGGGCCGACCGAACCCAAAATAGATGTGGCCGCAGAAATCAGGAATCTGCCGCATCACACCACTTTTGATGTGAGTGAAGTCAAGAAAATTGACAAGGAAGTCACTCTGGTCCTGCCGCAGAAGTCCGCGGCACGACTGGTGGGGCGGGAGCTTACCGAATGCGGTTACCGCGTCACAACTGTACTGGACTCCCTTGAGGCGTTTGAGATTATTCTGGAATCTCGCCCGGATCTGGTGATTACCACGGCAGTCATGCCCCGGCTGTCGGGTATTGATCTTGCCTGTGCTCTGAAAGCCATGCCGACAACCCGGGATGTGGCCGTCGCATTGCTGACCAGTATGGATCTCAATCATCCGGATCTTCGGGCCCTGCCCATGACGGTGGGAATCATCCGCCGGGGAGAAAATTTCGGGGCTGACCTTGCCGAAGTCCTGCAGCGTTTCGGCATCACCTGA
- a CDS encoding alpha/beta fold hydrolase, protein MHYPDLPEKTEVVWLETADHISLRTARFPARSPERGQLVIVNGHREYMEKYAEFITEWQECGFTVYSMDHRGQGLSSRLLEDRRKSYIRTFDDYIADLHRMIDHFGLVKNMGEGKTVSSGGAQYILGHSMGGHIALRYLYDHPGVFDKAVLLSPMMGINLGPPFFSSLSRGLVRLAMRLGFDAVYAPGQGAKNREVLKLLVNTLLTHDARRYDEERRILERCPDLYSGGATFGWLDAALKSLETVWQPGYAESIQTPLLALLAQQEKLVDNKAARRLLSRLPNAEIHIVKGAYHEIYRETAPLRQVMWDHLRQFLDL, encoded by the coding sequence TTGCACTATCCGGATCTTCCCGAAAAAACGGAGGTGGTCTGGCTGGAAACGGCCGATCATATCTCTCTCAGAACGGCTCGTTTTCCTGCCCGGTCCCCTGAACGTGGTCAACTGGTGATTGTGAACGGCCACCGCGAATATATGGAAAAATACGCGGAATTCATTACCGAATGGCAGGAATGCGGTTTTACGGTCTACAGCATGGACCATCGGGGGCAGGGATTGTCTAGTCGCCTGCTGGAGGATCGCAGGAAAAGTTATATCAGAACGTTTGATGATTATATCGCGGACCTGCACCGGATGATTGACCATTTTGGTCTGGTAAAAAATATGGGCGAGGGGAAAACAGTATCGTCAGGCGGGGCGCAGTATATATTGGGGCATTCCATGGGGGGGCATATTGCGTTGCGGTATCTTTACGACCATCCGGGGGTTTTTGATAAGGCGGTTTTGCTCTCACCAATGATGGGCATTAATCTGGGGCCACCCTTCTTTTCGTCCCTGTCCAGGGGGCTGGTTCGTCTGGCGATGCGGTTGGGATTCGACGCGGTTTATGCCCCCGGTCAGGGGGCCAAAAACAGGGAGGTTCTGAAACTTCTGGTCAATACGCTCCTGACCCATGATGCCCGGCGGTATGACGAAGAGCGCCGGATTCTGGAACGTTGTCCCGATCTTTATTCCGGCGGGGCCACGTTTGGCTGGCTTGATGCGGCGTTGAAAAGCCTGGAGACGGTTTGGCAGCCGGGATATGCAGAATCCATCCAGACCCCGCTCCTGGCCCTGTTGGCGCAACAGGAAAAACTGGTGGACAACAAAGCCGCGCGCCGTCTTTTGTCGCGCTTGCCCAATGCGGAAATACATATAGTGAAAGGCGCCTATCATGAAATTTACCGGGAAACGGCGCCGCTGCGCCAGGTGATGTGGGATCATTTGCGGCAGTTCCTTGATCTCTGA
- a CDS encoding vWA domain-containing protein translates to MAATLIPIVAVIGVATDVSRAYIVKQRLGTALDAAALAGGRSYYETNRHDIIEKFFVANFPDGFMGASVSGPDEVAADGTVLPDDHVYTADDTILRLRASAEFNTLFMQLFGHDSMRVSEEAEVTREVSLMDVVLAIDLSGSMRTADVGSETRIGAAKNAAKTMVEILFGENEQNTLLNIGLVPWSGTVNVALNGTKYGFESDGVTELAEADKYTTVALSPAVNNPYKIENYRFDKGYFQNKNGGSRNSSDLSGKYYEVLQNYEATLDKVYYAHNAPSVPLLAKPPKGWKGCVYARYAREEEWDYDEYPANNNSTANDNSADTYDGPVDLGGSKPNWVGWYPMGEELEYNRYAPKDDPDDEDEPKYYDGYRCHLGRLNNRTEKCTPCPEFGITPLQNTKTTIWNAIDELDALSGSYTNIPQGLAWAWRTISAAAPFLGTVVDSTTTLNKVVILLTDGANTRRSGDAYNRMITGRDDRLKAIATNMKQQGIIIYTIQFAESSGSLGDLLKAVATDEDHYFFAPDEDSLNDVFREIANELSNLRLSK, encoded by the coding sequence ATGGCGGCAACTCTGATCCCTATTGTGGCGGTCATCGGGGTCGCCACGGACGTCAGTCGGGCTTATATTGTCAAACAGCGTCTCGGTACTGCACTTGATGCGGCGGCTTTGGCCGGCGGGCGCAGCTATTACGAAACCAACCGCCATGACATTATCGAGAAGTTTTTTGTGGCCAATTTCCCCGATGGGTTCATGGGAGCCTCGGTGAGCGGCCCGGATGAGGTGGCGGCGGACGGTACGGTGCTGCCGGATGATCATGTCTACACGGCTGATGACACCATCTTGCGGCTGAGGGCAAGTGCGGAGTTTAATACCCTGTTCATGCAGCTTTTCGGTCATGACAGCATGCGGGTGTCAGAAGAGGCCGAGGTGACCCGCGAAGTTTCGCTGATGGATGTGGTGTTGGCCATTGACTTGTCGGGGTCCATGCGGACAGCTGATGTCGGCAGTGAAACCCGAATTGGGGCGGCCAAAAACGCGGCGAAGACCATGGTCGAAATCTTGTTCGGGGAGAACGAGCAAAACACGCTGCTGAACATTGGACTTGTGCCGTGGTCAGGCACCGTAAATGTGGCGCTAAATGGCACAAAATACGGTTTTGAGTCAGATGGGGTGACTGAACTGGCGGAAGCCGACAAATATACAACAGTGGCGTTGAGCCCTGCTGTGAACAACCCCTATAAAATTGAAAATTACCGCTTTGACAAAGGGTATTTTCAGAACAAAAATGGCGGCAGCCGAAACAGCAGTGACCTGTCCGGGAAATATTATGAGGTCCTGCAGAATTATGAGGCCACCCTGGATAAGGTGTATTATGCCCATAATGCGCCGTCTGTGCCGTTGCTGGCGAAACCGCCCAAAGGCTGGAAAGGCTGTGTCTATGCCCGTTATGCCCGTGAGGAAGAATGGGATTATGACGAATATCCGGCCAACAACAATTCCACGGCCAATGACAATTCCGCCGATACCTATGATGGTCCGGTAGACCTTGGGGGCAGCAAGCCGAACTGGGTGGGCTGGTACCCGATGGGCGAAGAGTTGGAATATAATCGTTATGCGCCGAAAGATGACCCGGATGATGAAGATGAGCCAAAATATTATGACGGCTATCGCTGTCACTTGGGGCGGCTGAACAACCGCACTGAGAAATGTACGCCCTGCCCGGAATTCGGAATTACGCCGTTACAGAACACCAAGACAACCATCTGGAATGCCATTGACGAGCTGGATGCGTTGAGCGGATCTTATACCAATATTCCCCAGGGACTTGCCTGGGCCTGGCGGACCATCAGCGCTGCTGCGCCGTTCTTGGGGACTGTGGTGGACAGCACGACGACTTTGAACAAGGTGGTGATCCTGCTTACCGACGGGGCAAACACCCGCCGTTCGGGGGATGCCTATAACCGGATGATTACTGGTCGCGATGACCGACTGAAGGCGATAGCGACCAATATGAAACAGCAAGGGATCATCATCTACACCATCCAGTTTGCCGAAAGCAGTGGTTCTCTGGGCGATCTGCTCAAGGCGGTGGCTACGGACGAGGATCATTATTTCTTTGCGCCGGATGAAGATTCCCTGAATGATGTTTTTCGGGAAATCGCCAATGAGCTGTCGAATCTGCGTCTGTCTAAATAA
- a CDS encoding peroxiredoxin, whose translation MASLIGQKAPDFTAAAVMENDEIVENFTLSEYLKGSYGLIFFYPLDFTFVCPSEIIAFSNRMDKFAELNTKVVGISVDSQFSHYAWRNTPPEKGGLGKIKFPLVADITKKIASDYGVLIEDAGVALRGSFLIDKEGNIRHYVINDLPLGRNVDESIRMVEALQFHEQHGEVCPAGWQKGKSGMKPDAEGVASYLAENAEGL comes from the coding sequence ATGGCATCATTAATTGGTCAGAAAGCCCCTGATTTCACCGCCGCAGCCGTCATGGAAAATGACGAGATTGTGGAAAACTTCACGCTCTCCGAATATCTCAAAGGCAGCTACGGCCTGATATTTTTCTATCCGCTTGACTTCACCTTCGTTTGTCCGTCAGAAATTATCGCCTTCAGCAACCGCATGGACAAATTCGCCGAACTCAACACCAAAGTGGTTGGAATCAGTGTTGATTCTCAGTTCTCACACTATGCTTGGCGCAACACACCGCCGGAAAAAGGCGGTCTGGGCAAAATCAAATTCCCGTTGGTGGCCGACATTACCAAGAAAATCGCCAGCGACTATGGTGTGCTGATTGAAGATGCCGGTGTCGCGCTGCGCGGCAGCTTCCTGATCGACAAGGAAGGCAATATCCGTCATTATGTCATCAATGACCTGCCGCTGGGCCGCAATGTGGACGAAAGCATCCGTATGGTCGAAGCCCTGCAATTCCATGAACAGCATGGTGAGGTATGCCCGGCCGGCTGGCAGAAAGGCAAATCCGGCATGAAACCGGATGCCGAGGGCGTGGCCAGCTATCTGGCGGAGAATGCCGAAGGACTTTGA
- a CDS encoding LysR family transcriptional regulator, with amino-acid sequence MDWDKLRIFHTVASSGSFTHAGEKLNLSQSAVSRQIRALEESLNVSLFNRHARGLSLTDEGETLFRTAEEVVDKIHFTEQLLLEGTDVPRGELRISTTQSFGSTWMMNHIRGFIDRYPEISVQLIVSDYDLDLTTREADVAIRFHPAEHLDMVQKKLGIFHHHLYASPEYLSRKGRPETVQDLDHHDLISYGDLPIIPVKNIDWALTIGAEAPRQPVLRINSIYGVLQAVKAGTGIAALPDYLVQGSMNVMRILEDVEGPNFAAYLIYTQELRNSKRITAFRDYLVEQFKSSRF; translated from the coding sequence ATGGATTGGGACAAACTCAGAATATTTCATACCGTGGCTTCCTCAGGAAGTTTCACCCATGCGGGTGAAAAACTGAATCTCAGCCAGTCCGCCGTCAGCCGGCAGATCCGGGCCTTGGAAGAAAGCCTGAATGTTTCTCTTTTTAACCGGCACGCCCGAGGCTTAAGCCTGACCGACGAAGGCGAAACCCTGTTCAGAACCGCCGAAGAGGTGGTGGACAAAATCCATTTTACGGAACAATTGCTCCTTGAAGGCACTGATGTGCCGCGCGGCGAACTCAGGATTTCCACGACTCAGAGTTTTGGCTCCACCTGGATGATGAACCATATTCGCGGATTTATCGACCGGTATCCGGAAATCAGCGTTCAGCTTATTGTCTCCGATTACGACCTGGACCTGACCACTCGCGAAGCCGATGTGGCCATTCGATTCCACCCGGCAGAACATCTGGACATGGTACAGAAAAAGCTGGGAATCTTTCATCACCATCTTTATGCTTCCCCGGAATATTTAAGCCGCAAGGGCCGTCCGGAAACTGTGCAGGATCTGGATCATCATGATCTGATTTCCTATGGCGACCTGCCCATCATTCCCGTTAAAAATATTGACTGGGCCCTGACCATAGGTGCCGAAGCGCCCCGACAGCCGGTGCTCAGAATCAACAGCATCTATGGTGTGCTCCAGGCCGTAAAGGCCGGCACCGGCATCGCCGCCCTGCCCGACTATCTGGTTCAGGGCTCCATGAATGTTATGCGTATTCTGGAAGATGTTGAAGGGCCGAACTTCGCCGCCTATCTCATTTATACCCAGGAACTGAGAAATTCGAAACGCATCACCGCCTTCCGGGATTATCTGGTTGAACAATTCAAAAGCTCCCGCTTTTAG